A stretch of the Bombyx mori chromosome 12, ASM3026992v2 genome encodes the following:
- the LOC101736540 gene encoding signal-induced proliferation-associated 1-like protein 2, which produces MYAPDQRRKETRDVIYRSNSSLDLIYTEHSTGNGLRREYGSHGSIDVIGGANDRFPAMVHNYNGISTPEKHPGLTKANERFTEVNSDHADGPTPRSSASPKTRLKLNKLWGAASGTRPQLDEVSVSSVTDVSKRKQFAHYDCQSLMTNLNYAAKVRGELLSRRRNTTTGASAASATRGLPSGEDALGDTGDGRSNELLESCPYFRNELGGEEERCVSLCWRTARGAIIGQAGGWHRPRTSYGISMLEFPPGHSHWRNGCPFVRSMAPLPIESQDLGALYYRNYFYNQPHQNWFGMDDILGPVAVSIKKERVELRRGNTDASTPLSQLVWQYRLLIRTSELLTLRGSILEDALINIKQTNSASYNTKEVLEYVAPELQLNCLRLGISNRGAEEQLLRLDEQCVTRHYKVGVMYCKSGQSTEEEMYNNQEAGPAFVEFLQMLGQTVRLKDFDKYKAGLDNKTDSTGLYSVFSTYQSCDIMFHVSTMLPYTPNNRQQLLRKRHIGNDIVTIVFQEPGAAPFTPRNIRSQFQHVFIVVRAIDPCTDHTHYSIAVSRAKEVPLFGPPIKDGAVYPKGEAFTDLLLSKVINGENAAIQSPKFSTMATRTRQEYLKDLAKNYITATTVETGQKFSLFSSLLMKSGSNSANSTMVARVDNCTNDVLVGGALCFHVHVQDEGAGGTLVECIMGISADTIVFVEDLNRQIILVLPTASLLGWVVSSGWVRVYYHRGESVRVQGCSDPLLRRLASVAPPHAHALSEITLERGAAAQLGFHVQPDGLVTAVEGGGCADRAGIRRGARLLEVCRAAVVALNHDQLVDLLKTSDPVTVRVTFASGLKCQCETGGEEWAAQARADAQQPARGRRAYERGHSPPRSDSSGYGTGGSGRSGRRSPDGVRRRSHDDSSPRHSRQKRSSANTSSLTEELMRLMDAELGPGRLESSAAPLPLPDATALDWAALVHTATRAMLQICEEHQYPSIDNTDPALEALSTEPINDSWSDVTQVSPQPTASAGAGTPSACACACGLASRVAALEADHAAAQRHRHQLEDEVRRLRRHNARLREESARAVLQLRHFTQWLKRTVDRQ; this is translated from the exons aTGTATGCTCCAGACCAGAGAAGAAAGGAAACGAGAGATgttatatatcgcagcaattcGAGCCTTGACTTGATATACACCGAGCATTCCACCGGAAACGGCTTAAGACGTGAATATGGAAGTCACGGATCTATCGACGTGATAGGTGGAGCAAACGACAGATTTCCAGCAATGGTTCATAATTACAATGGAATATCAACGCCTGAAAAGCATCCAGGCTTAACCAAAGCGAATGAGCGCTTTACTGAAGTGAACAGCGATCATGCAGACGGACCCACGCCCCGTTCAAGTGCCAGTCCCAAAACTAGACTGAAACTAAACAAACTGTGGGGTGCAGCCTCTGGAACCCGACCACAACTCGATGAAGTATCAGTCTCAAGTGTTACAGATGTTTCTAAAAGGAAGCAATTTGCTCACTATGACTGTCAATCATTAATGACTAATTTGAATTATGCTGCTAAAGTCCGTGGTGAACTACTTAGTCGTAGACGCAACACAACTACTGGTGCATCTGCTGCATCTGCAACCAGAGGACTTCCATCAGGTGAAGATGCTTTAGGAGACACAGGGGATGGTAGATCAAATGAGCTACTTGAGAGTTGTCCGTACTTCAGGAACGAGCTAGgag gggAAGAAGAACGATGTGTGTCATTATGTTGGCGTACTGCACGTGGAGCTATCATAGGACAGGCGGGTGGTTGGCATCGGCCACGGACGTCGTACGGTATTTCAATGCTGGAGTTCCCACCGGGTCATTCACATTGGCGAAACGGCTGCCCTTTCGTTAGGTCAATGGCACCACTTCCAATCGAAAGTCAAGATCTAGGTGCTTTATACTATCGAAACTATTTCTACAACCAAC CGCACCAGAACTGGTTCGGAATGGATGACATCCTCGGACCAGTAGCAGTTTCCATAAAGAAAGAACGTGTTGAATTACGACGTGGCAACACAGACGCATCGACGCCCCTATCCCAACTCGTATGGCAATACCGCCTACTCATACGGACTTCCGAATTGCTCACCTTACGCGGATCCATACTCGAAGAtgctttaataaatattaaacaaacaaacagcgcTTCTTATAACACAAAAGAAGTTTTGGAATATGTTGCGCCGGAGTTACAACTTAACTGCCTAAG ACTGGGGATCTCAAACAGAGGTGCAGAAGAGCAACTATTACGATTAGACGAACAATGCGTAACACGACATTATAAAGTAGGAGTTATGTACTGCAAAAGTGGCCAATCAACTGAAGAAGAAATGTATAACAACCAGGAAGCTGGCCCAGCATTTGTTGAATTCCTTCAAATGTTGGGGCAAACCGTTAGATTGAAAGATTTCGACAAGTACAAGGCTGGCTTAGACAATAAAACTGATTCGACCGGGCTGTATTCTGTGTTCAGTACTTATCAAAGCTGCGACATTATGTTTCACGTGTCAACGATGCTTCCCTACACACCGAATAACAGACAGCAACTGTTAAGAAAACGACATATCGGAAACGATATCGTAACTATAGTATTTCAGGAGCCCGGCGCCGCCCCGTTCACTCCGCGCAATATTCGTTCACAGTTTCAACATGTCTTTATAGTTGTCCGAGCAATAGATCCATGTACGGACCACACTCACTACAGTATAGCTGTTAGTCGTGCTAAAGAAGTGCCTTTATTTGGCCCCCCGATAAAAGACGGTGCTGTTTATCCCAAAGGAGAAGCCTTTACCGATTTGCTTTTAAGTAag GTAATAAATGGCGAAAATGCTGCAATACAATCACCAAAGTTTAGTACAATGGCAACACGTACTCGCCAAGAGTATCTAAAAGACCTTGCGAAGAATTACATCACAGCTACCACAGTTGAAACCGGTCAAAAGTTTT CATTATTCTCATCATTGCTAATGAAAAGTGGAAGTAATTCCGCGAACAGCACGATGGTAGCTCGCGTGGATAACTGTACTAACGACGTTCTGGTGGGCGGTGCGCTTTGCTTTCAT GTTCATGTGCAAGATGAAGGTGCTGGTGGAACATTAGTAGAATGTATAATGGGAATTTCGGCTGATACTATAGTGTTTGTTGAAGATTTAAATCGACAAATTATCCTAGTTTTGCCAACTGCTTCGCTGCTTG GTTGGGTGGTGAGCAGCGGCTGGGTCCGCGTGTACTACCATCGCGGTGAGAGCGTGCGCGTGCAGGGCTGCTCCGACCCGCTGCTGCGGAGACTGGCCAGCGTCGCGCCGCCGCACGCGCATGCGCTCTCCGAGATCACGCTGGAGAGAGGAGCCGCTGCACAACTTG GTTTCCATGTCCAACCAGATGGCTTAGTGACGGCAGTCGAAGGCGGAGGGTGTGCAGATAGAGCTGGCATACGTCGCGGCGCCCGGCTGCTGGAGGTGTGCCGCGCCGCTGTTGTAGCGCTCAACCATGATCAACTCGTAGATCTGCTCAAAACATCTGACCCGGTcact GTGCGAGTAACGTTCGCGTCGGGTCTGAAGTGTCAGTGCGAGACCGGCGGCGAGGAGTGGGCGGCGCAGGCGCGGGCCGACGCGCAGCAGCCGGCGCGCGGCCGCCGGGCCTACGAGCGCGGCCACTCGCCGCCCAGATCCGACAGTTCCGGATACGGCACAG GAGGATCGGGTCGCAGCGGTCGACGGTCGCCGGACGGTGTGCGGCGCCGCTCGCATGACGACTCGTCGCCGCGCCACTCTCGGCAGAAACGCTCCTCCGCTAATACCAGCTCGCTTACG GAGGAACTGATGCGGCTGATGGACGCGGAGCTGGGGCCGGGGCGCCTGGAGAGCAGCGCGGCGCCGCTCCCGCTGCCCGACGCCACCGCGCTCGACTGGGCCGCGCTCGTGCACACCGCCACGCGCGCCATGCTGCAG ATCTGCGAAGAACATCAATATCCATCAATAGATAATACTGATCCTGCTTTGGAAGCTCTCAGCACGGAACCTATAAACGATTCCTGGTCTGACGTCACACAA GTGAGTCCGCAGCCGACGGCGAGTGCGGGCGCGGGCACGCCGAGTGCGTGCGCGTGTGCGTGCGGGCTGGCGTCGCGCGTGGCGGCGCTGGAGGCGGACCACGCCGCCGCGCAACGCCACCGCCACCAGCTCGAGGACGAG GTACGTCGTCTCCGTCGGCACAACGCGAGACTGCGCGAGGAGTCTGCTCGGGCCGTGCTGCAACTGCGCCACTTCACGCAATGGTTGAAGAGGACAGTCGACAGACAATAA